In Nicotiana tabacum cultivar K326 unplaced genomic scaffold, ASM71507v2 Un00281, whole genome shotgun sequence, one DNA window encodes the following:
- the LOC107802634 gene encoding floral homeotic protein PMADS 1 — protein sequence MARGKIQIKRIENQTNRQVTYSKRRNGLFKKANELTVLCDAKVSIIMISSTGKLHEFISPSVTTKQLFDLYQKTVGVDLWNSHYEKMQEQLRKLKDVNRNLRREIRQRMGESLNDLNYEQLEELNENVDNSLKLIRERKYKVIGNQIDTYKKKVRNVEEIHRNLLLEFDARQEDPYGLVEQEGDYNSVLGFPNGGPRILALRLQPNHQPNHHLHSGGGSDITTFALA from the exons atggCTCGTGGGAAGATCCAGATCAAGAGAATAGAGAACCAAACAAACAGACAAGTCACTTATTCTAAGAGAAGAAATGGACTTTTCAAGAAAGCTAATGAACTCACTGTTCTTTGTGATGCTAAAGTTTCTATAATTATGATTTCAAGTACCGGCAAACTTCATGAATTTATAAGTCCCTCTGTCAC GACCAAGCAGTTGTTCGATCTGTATCAAAAGACTGTTGGAGTTGATCTTTGGAACTCCCACTATGAG AAAATGCAAGAGCAGTTGAGGAAGCTAAAGGATGTTAATAGGAATCTCCGAAGAGAGATCAG GCAAAGGATGGGAGAAAGCCTAAACGATCTGAACTATGAGCAGTTGGAAGAGCTCAATGAAAATGTGGACAATTCTCTGAAGCTTATTCGTGAAAGAAAG TATAAAGTGATTGGCAATCAGATTGATACATACAAGAAGAAG GTCAGGAATGTGGAAGAAATACATAGAAATCTATTGCTTGAATTT GATGCAAGACAAGAGGATCCATATGGATTGGTTGAGCAAGAAGGGGACTATAACTCTGTGCTTGGATTCCCAAATGGAGGGCCGCGCATATTAGCCTTACGCCTTCAACCAAACCACCAGCCAAATCATCATCTTCACAGTGGAGGAGGCTCCGATATCACTACTTTTGCTCTAGCTTGA